One genomic segment of Rubripirellula tenax includes these proteins:
- the miaB gene encoding tRNA (N6-isopentenyl adenosine(37)-C2)-methylthiotransferase MiaB — protein sequence MSNRVYIKTVGCQMNVLDSEMVIADLKRHGYTVVDSADDADCVLYNTCSIREQAEEKTYSALGIIRQAKERDPSKVIGVMGCMAQKDQELVFKRAPYVDLVVGPGQLHTIPTLLDKVRGGEGRQMAVSLDRKAGSQLEIARSHETFDPLRDPTMRPTPFQAYLRIQIGCDKFCTYCVVPNTRGPEQGRAPEQVYAEAKVLAEQGAREITLLGQTVNSYRFKHDDGNVTDMASLLERLHDIDGIERIKFVTNYPKDMTERLLQTIHDLPKVSPYLHVPAQSGSDEVLKRMKRGYTIADYMAMMERIERILPEAAISSDFIVGFCGETEDDFQKSIELIKRCRFKNSFIFQYSVRPGTKAAERLVDDVPRDVKARRNNDLLAVQDEVAKEDNLKLIGSTVEVLVEGPSKKAAKSDDGSNITQMIGRTHCDRIVVFDGNRRQAGQFMSIQIDDASSHTLIGRVKTVEVVSLGSLV from the coding sequence ATGTCAAACCGCGTCTACATCAAGACTGTCGGCTGCCAAATGAATGTTTTGGACAGCGAGATGGTGATCGCCGACCTGAAACGTCACGGTTACACCGTCGTCGATTCCGCCGATGACGCCGATTGCGTCCTTTACAACACTTGCAGCATCCGCGAGCAGGCCGAAGAGAAAACGTACAGCGCCCTGGGGATCATTCGCCAAGCCAAAGAGCGAGATCCGTCCAAGGTGATTGGCGTCATGGGATGCATGGCCCAAAAGGATCAAGAACTCGTTTTCAAACGGGCCCCGTATGTCGACTTGGTCGTCGGACCCGGCCAGCTTCACACGATCCCAACGCTGTTGGACAAAGTTCGCGGCGGCGAAGGTCGCCAGATGGCCGTCTCGCTCGACCGCAAGGCCGGTTCGCAATTGGAGATCGCGCGCAGTCACGAGACGTTTGATCCGCTGCGCGATCCGACGATGCGACCGACGCCTTTCCAAGCGTATCTGCGTATCCAAATCGGTTGCGACAAGTTTTGTACGTACTGTGTCGTTCCCAACACACGCGGCCCCGAACAAGGCCGTGCACCGGAGCAGGTCTATGCCGAAGCGAAGGTACTGGCCGAACAAGGGGCACGCGAGATCACGCTGCTGGGCCAGACCGTCAATAGTTATCGATTCAAGCACGACGACGGCAACGTCACCGATATGGCTTCGCTATTGGAACGTCTGCACGACATCGACGGCATCGAACGAATCAAGTTCGTGACGAACTATCCCAAGGACATGACCGAGCGTCTGTTGCAAACGATTCATGACTTGCCAAAGGTCTCGCCCTACTTGCACGTGCCAGCACAAAGCGGCAGCGACGAAGTGCTCAAGCGGATGAAGCGTGGCTACACGATCGCCGACTACATGGCGATGATGGAACGGATCGAACGCATTTTGCCCGAAGCCGCAATCAGCAGCGACTTCATCGTCGGGTTCTGTGGCGAAACCGAGGACGACTTTCAAAAATCGATCGAGTTGATCAAACGTTGCCGTTTCAAAAACAGTTTCATCTTCCAGTACAGCGTCCGTCCGGGTACCAAAGCGGCCGAGCGGTTGGTCGACGACGTGCCTCGCGATGTAAAGGCACGTCGCAACAACGACTTGTTGGCCGTTCAGGACGAAGTGGCCAAGGAAGACAACTTGAAACTAATCGGGTCAACGGTGGAAGTTTTGGTCGAAGGGCCCAGCAAGAAGGCGGCGAAGAGTGATGATGGTTCGAATATCACTCAAATGATCGGACGCACACATTGTGACCGGATCGTCGTGTTCGACGGCAACCGTCGCCAAGCCGGACAATTCATGTCCATCCAAATCGATGACGCCAGCAGCCACACTTTGATCGGACGCGTCAAAACGGTCGAAGTGGTATCGCTCGGTTCGCTGGTTTGA
- a CDS encoding M16 family metallopeptidase — translation MPIHHETFPNGMTVLVQPMPWQRTAAFSLSLRGGIQAEPVDRGGLSGLVCEIVQRGAGSQSSRDLVAIQDNLGIDRNSGVSTAMSSFTCAMPADSLEPALELYADIVRRPHLPADQLDDARMMSIQELRAMEDEPTHRVMRRLREVHYGDLLGRSIHGTVEGLESITQDHVREYYTEHYHAGGAILAVAGNVDVVDVVEWAKANFGDWKSGSVSPLPAPTGKATYEHITSPSSQTHIGFSFPCIPYGHEDYFKMRAGIGILSDGMSSRLFDRVREKRGLCYTVSASCHSLKHCGGVFGYAGTTPERAQETLDVTVREIEHMIDDLDVGELDRWKVRIESGLIMEQESSASRAASLASDWYQIERVMTMEEIESEIASLTLEDVRKYWSDHPPRGYRIVTLGPDPLKVA, via the coding sequence ATGCCGATTCATCACGAGACTTTTCCCAACGGCATGACCGTGCTGGTTCAGCCCATGCCTTGGCAGCGAACGGCAGCGTTCTCGTTGTCATTGCGAGGCGGTATCCAGGCTGAGCCCGTCGATCGCGGCGGATTGAGCGGGTTGGTTTGCGAGATCGTTCAGCGCGGCGCCGGCTCGCAAAGCAGTCGCGATCTGGTTGCGATTCAAGATAACCTTGGCATCGATCGCAATTCGGGCGTATCGACGGCCATGTCGTCCTTCACGTGTGCGATGCCCGCCGATTCGTTGGAACCGGCGCTCGAATTGTACGCCGACATTGTTCGCCGACCTCACTTGCCCGCTGACCAATTGGACGATGCGCGGATGATGTCGATTCAAGAACTTCGCGCGATGGAAGACGAACCGACGCATCGCGTGATGCGACGGTTGCGCGAGGTTCACTATGGTGACCTGTTGGGGCGATCGATTCATGGAACCGTCGAAGGGTTGGAATCCATCACTCAAGATCACGTTCGCGAATATTACACCGAGCACTATCACGCCGGCGGCGCGATCTTGGCCGTGGCGGGGAACGTCGACGTGGTGGATGTGGTCGAGTGGGCGAAGGCGAATTTTGGTGACTGGAAATCGGGTTCGGTGTCGCCGCTTCCCGCACCCACCGGCAAGGCGACCTATGAACACATCACGTCGCCGTCGAGTCAAACGCACATCGGATTCTCGTTCCCTTGCATCCCCTACGGTCACGAGGACTACTTCAAAATGCGAGCGGGGATCGGCATCCTTAGCGATGGAATGAGCAGTCGATTGTTTGACCGCGTCCGCGAGAAACGTGGGCTTTGTTACACGGTGTCGGCGAGTTGCCATTCGCTGAAGCATTGTGGCGGCGTGTTCGGATATGCCGGAACGACACCCGAGCGGGCACAGGAAACATTGGATGTGACGGTACGAGAAATCGAACACATGATCGACGACTTGGATGTCGGCGAACTGGATCGATGGAAGGTGCGAATCGAGAGCGGCTTGATCATGGAGCAGGAATCGAGTGCATCGCGAGCCGCATCGCTGGCGTCGGATTGGTACCAGATCGAACGCGTGATGACGATGGAAGAGATCGAGTCCGAGATCGCGTCGTTGACGCTGGAAGACGTTCGCAAGTATTGGTCCGATCATCCGCCACGCGGCTATCGAATCGTCACGCTGGGTCCGGATCCGCTAAAGGTCGCGTAA
- a CDS encoding M16 family metallopeptidase: MPEFKQATLPNGLRIIAETDPRGYSAALGYFVRAGARDEVDFESGLSHFLEHMMFKGTARRSATDVNRELDELGGNSNAYTSEEQTVYYATVLPKFQDRLVDLLTDMMSPSLAEDDFNTERQVILEEIAKYEDQPPFGAFERAMEVYFGPRGLGRRVLGTAESIRAVSAGAMRDYFNRRYRPENIVLAATGNVDFDGLVDQVTKATSEWSSRPLPSQPAADDTGTVPEGIELERRLSIADAHQAYLIRISAGPSITDEDRYATRLLASIIGDEGGSRLFWELIDTGRAEVATVWSQEFLDNGAWFTYLSCDPGDLDSNRGLFDGVIQRVVDDGAEQSELDQTINKAVAALIMQSERPGNRLFGLGSRWLTTGKYHSLDTQLDRLRGVSVEQVSAAAKKYLVNEPVEIIACE, encoded by the coding sequence ATGCCTGAATTCAAACAAGCTACTTTGCCCAACGGTTTGCGAATCATCGCGGAAACCGACCCGCGTGGGTACTCTGCCGCACTTGGTTATTTTGTCCGAGCGGGCGCCCGGGATGAAGTCGATTTCGAATCCGGTTTGAGTCATTTTCTTGAACACATGATGTTCAAGGGGACCGCCCGTCGCAGCGCGACCGACGTCAATCGCGAACTCGACGAATTGGGCGGAAACAGCAACGCGTATACCAGTGAAGAACAAACGGTCTACTATGCGACGGTGTTGCCCAAGTTCCAGGACCGCTTGGTCGACTTGTTGACCGACATGATGAGCCCGTCGCTTGCCGAAGACGATTTCAACACAGAGCGGCAAGTCATCTTGGAAGAGATCGCCAAGTACGAAGACCAGCCACCGTTCGGCGCGTTCGAGCGAGCCATGGAAGTCTACTTCGGGCCACGCGGTCTAGGCCGCCGCGTGTTGGGAACGGCCGAATCGATTCGCGCCGTTTCGGCCGGCGCGATGCGAGACTATTTCAATCGACGGTATCGACCCGAGAATATCGTGTTGGCGGCAACCGGAAATGTGGACTTCGACGGATTGGTCGATCAAGTCACCAAGGCGACGTCCGAGTGGTCGAGCCGTCCGTTGCCATCGCAACCGGCGGCAGATGACACCGGTACGGTACCCGAAGGTATCGAACTGGAACGACGTCTTTCGATTGCCGATGCACACCAGGCTTACTTGATTCGCATCTCGGCGGGCCCCAGCATCACGGACGAAGATCGCTACGCGACGCGGTTGTTGGCATCGATCATCGGTGACGAAGGCGGCAGTCGTTTGTTTTGGGAATTGATCGATACGGGCCGCGCGGAAGTCGCCACGGTTTGGTCACAAGAGTTTCTCGACAACGGCGCCTGGTTCACCTATTTGTCATGCGATCCTGGTGACTTGGATTCCAATCGAGGGCTGTTTGATGGTGTGATCCAACGTGTCGTCGATGATGGCGCGGAGCAATCGGAGCTCGACCAAACGATCAACAAGGCCGTGGCCGCCTTGATCATGCAGAGCGAGCGGCCGGGGAACCGATTGTTCGGTTTGGGTAGTCGTTGGTTGACAACGGGAAAGTATCACAGCCTCGATACCCAACTGGATCGGCTACGCGGCGTTTCGGTCGAACAAGTTTCCGCGGCGGCGAAGAAATATCTGGTCAATGAACCGGTGGAAATCATCGCCTGCGAGTGA
- a CDS encoding cellulase family glycosylhydrolase, which yields MSLHPKNARYFLFRDKPTVLVTSGEHYGLLCNAAFDVDAYFDELASDGLNHTRIFAGAYREVPGSFGITKNTLAPADRDFISPWQRTDATHRDGAPIFDLTKWDDAYFARLNKILNAASKRDIVVELCLFSPMYKPDIWDVNPMNVRNNVNAVGDVGSQQVFTTDHDDLLAVQKRLAEKLTESVASFDNVYIEICNEPYFGGVTEAWQNAIIDAVVAKQKAIGVSHLISVNVANKSKKVEMPHPAVSIFNFHYCHPPIVVAENADVHGVIGENETGFRGNADFLYRTEAWDFLVAGGATYNNLDYSFSVDHPRGTQSGYTSPGGGSKTLRQQLSVLKQVFDGLPIPQLRPLPKRFATASHDLVASAIGDTANQFLVYVHVELPGRMKDQSPDAFTQPIEDASVTVSLPKGTYRTVVIDTKTGEQTVTRVVVGANDPTSQKLPRFVTDIAVLFQRDAD from the coding sequence TTGTCGTTACATCCGAAGAACGCTCGATACTTTTTGTTTCGAGACAAGCCGACGGTGCTGGTCACGTCGGGCGAACACTATGGCCTGCTTTGCAATGCCGCGTTCGACGTTGACGCGTACTTTGACGAACTGGCATCGGATGGGTTGAATCACACGCGGATTTTTGCGGGGGCGTACCGTGAAGTTCCCGGTTCATTCGGAATCACCAAAAACACACTCGCGCCCGCCGACCGCGATTTTATCAGCCCGTGGCAGCGGACCGATGCGACGCATCGCGATGGGGCGCCGATCTTTGATTTGACGAAGTGGGACGATGCCTACTTTGCACGACTGAATAAGATTCTTAACGCGGCTTCGAAGCGCGACATCGTCGTCGAACTGTGTCTGTTCAGCCCGATGTACAAGCCAGACATTTGGGACGTCAATCCGATGAACGTTCGGAACAACGTCAATGCGGTGGGTGACGTCGGTTCACAGCAAGTCTTCACGACCGACCACGACGACCTGCTTGCCGTCCAGAAACGATTGGCGGAGAAGTTGACGGAGTCTGTCGCATCGTTCGACAATGTTTACATCGAAATTTGCAATGAACCGTACTTCGGTGGCGTCACTGAAGCTTGGCAGAACGCGATCATCGATGCCGTCGTCGCGAAGCAGAAGGCGATCGGTGTTTCGCATCTGATTTCGGTCAACGTGGCCAACAAATCAAAGAAGGTCGAAATGCCTCATCCGGCTGTTTCTATCTTCAACTTTCACTACTGCCATCCACCCATCGTCGTTGCCGAGAACGCGGACGTGCATGGTGTGATCGGCGAGAACGAAACCGGATTTCGAGGCAACGCAGACTTCCTGTATCGAACCGAGGCGTGGGACTTTTTGGTCGCCGGCGGAGCGACGTACAACAACCTGGACTATTCGTTCAGCGTTGATCATCCGCGCGGCACGCAATCGGGATACACGTCGCCCGGTGGCGGCAGCAAAACGCTTCGGCAACAGTTAAGCGTCCTCAAGCAGGTTTTCGACGGTTTGCCGATCCCGCAACTGCGCCCGCTGCCCAAGCGTTTTGCGACGGCGTCGCACGACTTGGTCGCGTCAGCCATCGGTGATACGGCGAATCAATTCTTGGTCTATGTGCACGTCGAGTTGCCGGGGCGCATGAAGGACCAATCGCCCGATGCGTTCACGCAACCGATCGAGGATGCTTCGGTCACAGTGTCGCTGCCGAAGGGAACCTATCGGACCGTGGTGATCGATACGAAGACGGGCGAACAGACGGTCACCCGAGTGGTCGTCGGTGCGAACGATCCGACATCACAGAAGCTGCCGCGATTCGTTACTGACATCGCTGTCCTGTTCCAGCGTGACGCGGATTGA
- a CDS encoding tetratricopeptide repeat protein — translation MKRLSRGWLCDVGAGVLITCTMVGCASWKNGNETIIQVQSAQNPVRARKQTAAGVKALGHDNIDEAAEKFMSAIQADETYGPAHNNLGLLHFEQGNLYQAVLAFEQAMEFMPNDPIVYYNLALTLESAGKVSEALDLYVQAVQMAPANPVFLGNLVRLRIRLGESGFDLNEQLKDLVLIETRPEWRRWADRQLGLFFNDTLDRGPETPDFDGGKDDESDEAIEFRIEDRIIDLTPKSRPEVSIPTDEPNFRERSAPRVPSKRIPATQTLLPPSNEIPPPPPEPIPSISIPDPASFDMIPPSIEAMPSPRFE, via the coding sequence ATGAAGCGGCTTTCGCGAGGATGGCTCTGCGACGTTGGTGCTGGTGTCTTGATCACCTGTACGATGGTCGGCTGCGCGTCGTGGAAGAACGGAAACGAAACCATCATCCAAGTCCAGTCGGCCCAAAATCCCGTTCGAGCTCGTAAGCAGACCGCCGCGGGAGTGAAGGCGCTCGGTCACGACAATATCGACGAAGCCGCTGAAAAATTCATGTCGGCCATCCAAGCCGATGAAACCTACGGTCCCGCCCACAACAATTTGGGCCTGCTGCATTTCGAGCAGGGCAATCTGTACCAGGCCGTGTTGGCCTTCGAACAGGCGATGGAGTTCATGCCGAATGATCCGATCGTCTACTACAACTTGGCACTGACGCTGGAATCGGCCGGCAAGGTTTCCGAAGCATTGGACCTGTACGTGCAAGCGGTCCAGATGGCGCCGGCGAACCCGGTCTTCTTAGGCAATCTGGTTCGATTGAGAATTCGGTTGGGCGAATCGGGCTTCGATTTGAACGAACAACTCAAAGATTTGGTGTTGATCGAAACACGGCCAGAGTGGCGACGCTGGGCCGATCGTCAACTCGGACTGTTTTTTAATGACACACTCGACCGTGGTCCCGAGACACCCGACTTCGACGGCGGCAAAGATGACGAATCGGACGAAGCGATTGAGTTTCGCATCGAAGATCGCATCATCGACCTAACACCCAAGTCGCGGCCCGAAGTTTCGATACCAACGGACGAACCAAATTTTCGCGAACGGTCGGCGCCGCGAGTCCCATCGAAACGAATCCCAGCGACACAAACGCTGCTGCCACCGTCGAACGAAATACCGCCGCCACCGCCCGAGCCGATCCCGTCGATTTCGATTCCCGACCCGGCATCGTTCGACATGATCCCGCCCAGCATCGAAGCGATGCCATCGCCCCGATTCGAATAG
- a CDS encoding type II secretion system protein: MKLRNPSHRRAFTLIELVASAVLTAMMMAALMGVVWSSVRQSAELRVAEVDRFPITILAEQLRLDLQNARGMTTIPGGVMLHGFLGDGSTPGRVAYNIKPLKSQTVLVRTDGKSAEIVWVGATSLVIESLSISERQEGDLPMDETGGLAEVPPVFRATLMGRGGRILFREVMQHHDA, translated from the coding sequence GTGAAACTTCGCAACCCTTCGCATCGCCGGGCGTTCACGTTGATCGAGTTGGTCGCATCGGCGGTGCTGACAGCCATGATGATGGCGGCGCTGATGGGCGTGGTGTGGTCGTCGGTGCGGCAATCGGCCGAACTCCGTGTTGCCGAGGTCGATCGGTTTCCGATCACGATCCTGGCCGAACAACTGCGGCTGGACCTGCAAAACGCGCGTGGCATGACGACGATCCCCGGCGGTGTGATGCTGCACGGATTTTTGGGCGACGGATCCACGCCCGGTCGAGTCGCCTACAACATCAAGCCGTTGAAGTCCCAGACCGTGTTGGTGCGCACCGATGGCAAGTCAGCCGAGATCGTTTGGGTCGGTGCGACTTCTCTGGTGATCGAATCGCTCAGCATTTCCGAACGACAAGAGGGCGACTTACCGATGGATGAAACGGGTGGACTTGCCGAAGTTCCGCCCGTCTTTCGTGCGACCTTGATGGGCCGCGGCGGACGTATTTTGTTTCGCGAGGTGATGCAACATCATGACGCGTAA
- a CDS encoding type II secretion system protein, producing the protein MNSSRYRRERSSAFTLMEVVVGLAIMAGVMVSSLLAFGAHQRARRTAESKLTAVRVADELLSQLSAGRGGVPASDRGLIAGQPGWWWQTEWIGTAAPAGIPVGVIAFRILEVSPDGSPRTLARVDIVKGTK; encoded by the coding sequence ATGAACTCTTCTCGTTATAGACGCGAACGATCGTCGGCTTTCACGTTGATGGAGGTCGTCGTTGGATTAGCGATCATGGCCGGCGTGATGGTCAGTTCGTTGCTGGCATTCGGGGCACACCAACGTGCTCGCCGCACGGCCGAATCGAAATTGACGGCCGTTCGCGTGGCCGACGAACTGCTTAGCCAATTGTCAGCCGGTCGCGGCGGAGTACCCGCAAGCGATCGTGGCCTGATCGCCGGGCAACCGGGCTGGTGGTGGCAAACCGAGTGGATCGGAACAGCCGCACCGGCCGGCATTCCCGTTGGCGTCATCGCGTTTCGAATACTGGAAGTGTCGCCCGATGGATCACCGCGAACGCTCGCACGAGTCGATATTGTTAAGGGGACAAAGTGA
- a CDS encoding pilus assembly FimT family protein produces the protein MKRWARMRNGFTLIELVIVIAITALLATIAALSLGGVMDRYRLGRAAETVEMFDARARREARVTGEAVAATIDRAKGRFKVDAVGTDHDRQYRLPGRVAITDMRLHRSFAAGSALSIKFDRDGHGPTYAIELTRGNMKRWLVMLGASGQVVSLDSEGEVDELFSL, from the coding sequence GTGAAGCGTTGGGCTCGGATGCGTAACGGATTCACCCTGATCGAGTTAGTGATCGTGATCGCCATCACCGCATTGTTGGCGACGATTGCGGCACTCTCACTCGGCGGTGTGATGGATCGTTATCGACTCGGCCGCGCCGCCGAAACGGTTGAAATGTTCGACGCGCGGGCGCGACGCGAAGCCCGAGTAACCGGCGAAGCAGTTGCCGCGACGATTGATCGCGCCAAGGGCCGATTCAAGGTCGACGCAGTCGGAACGGATCACGATCGCCAGTATCGATTGCCGGGCCGAGTCGCGATCACAGACATGCGTCTGCACCGGAGCTTCGCAGCCGGATCCGCATTGTCGATAAAATTCGACCGCGATGGTCACGGGCCAACGTACGCCATTGAACTGACTCGCGGAAACATGAAACGATGGCTAGTCATGCTAGGTGCGAGCGGCCAAGTCGTTTCGCTGGACTCGGAAGGAGAGGTCGATGAACTCTTCTCGTTATAG
- the gspG gene encoding type II secretion system major pseudopilin GspG has protein sequence MFNRFHCTRTTDDVRIEKFLVHEPSHRSSRRRHAFSLVELIVVMVILGMLAGLVAVRTRGYLISSKQNAAKAEIANIVKAIETFYADQGRYPTTDEGLDILVQGTDSWPDGFLNKLPRDPWKNPYEYISPGTTEPYEVISLGADGREGGEAENSDFSSEALGSDA, from the coding sequence ATGTTCAATAGATTTCATTGCACACGAACGACGGACGACGTCCGCATTGAAAAATTTTTGGTTCACGAGCCATCGCATCGTAGTAGCCGCCGACGACACGCTTTCTCGCTGGTTGAGTTGATTGTGGTGATGGTGATCCTGGGCATGCTGGCCGGATTGGTCGCCGTGCGTACGCGAGGCTATTTGATCTCGTCGAAACAGAACGCTGCCAAAGCCGAGATCGCAAACATCGTCAAGGCGATCGAAACGTTCTATGCCGACCAGGGACGTTACCCCACCACCGACGAGGGGCTAGACATTTTGGTGCAGGGCACCGATTCATGGCCGGACGGGTTTCTAAACAAGTTGCCCCGAGATCCTTGGAAGAACCCGTACGAATACATCAGCCCCGGCACAACCGAACCTTACGAAGTGATCTCGCTCGGTGCCGACGGACGCGAAGGCGGGGAAGCCGAAAACTCTGATTTTTCAAGTGAAGCGTTGGGCTCGGATGCGTAA
- a CDS encoding type II secretion system F family protein, which yields MTVYSYSGVGRDSQTVRGTVAADTPRQARDQLRAEGVRVRKLDECQTSAPSRGWRPNFSLTSTKVQWSTAVHELAMMLHAGIPMLDALDTITDQNTGPFRAAMLGVRDKVAAGSSLAESLAARPDLFDAASVHMVEVGENSGTLDSVLTQLADFKRKQLNLRDNVTTAMVYPLFLVFFGGAAGLFLMTWVLPPLLENLQETMDVLPWPTRVAKGISDLLLSYGWLIAILAVFAIGAGVFGLRTEAGKTFWHRTMLRLPIIGPMAVKQGVARIAMIIATLSRSGVELTRAVELAERSTENVIFKGALHQCGERIAAGEEVAEALQQSGAFPPLAVRVFSVGQESGKLDEMLFRLADDYDAQVATASARLTALLEPVLILFLAAMVGFLLLATILPILEAGNVQ from the coding sequence ATGACCGTCTACTCTTACAGCGGCGTCGGCCGCGATTCGCAAACCGTTCGCGGAACCGTTGCCGCCGACACACCGCGGCAAGCCCGCGACCAACTGCGGGCCGAAGGCGTTCGCGTTCGCAAATTGGACGAGTGCCAAACGTCAGCGCCGTCGCGCGGTTGGCGGCCGAATTTTTCATTGACGTCGACGAAAGTGCAATGGTCGACTGCGGTTCACGAGTTGGCGATGATGTTGCACGCGGGCATTCCGATGCTGGACGCACTGGACACGATCACCGATCAGAACACCGGCCCGTTTCGCGCCGCGATGCTGGGCGTCCGCGACAAGGTGGCGGCCGGATCGTCGCTGGCCGAATCGCTGGCCGCGCGACCGGATCTGTTCGATGCCGCATCGGTCCACATGGTCGAAGTCGGCGAGAACTCCGGCACACTCGATTCCGTGCTGACACAGCTTGCCGACTTCAAACGCAAACAATTGAATCTGCGAGACAACGTCACGACGGCGATGGTCTATCCGCTGTTCTTGGTTTTCTTTGGCGGCGCCGCGGGTCTGTTCTTGATGACGTGGGTGTTGCCACCGCTGCTAGAAAACTTGCAAGAGACGATGGACGTTTTGCCGTGGCCGACCCGCGTCGCAAAAGGCATCAGCGACCTATTGTTGTCGTACGGTTGGTTGATCGCAATCTTGGCGGTCTTTGCGATCGGCGCCGGTGTGTTTGGGCTGCGGACCGAAGCGGGAAAGACGTTTTGGCATCGAACGATGCTGCGACTGCCGATCATCGGACCGATGGCGGTCAAGCAAGGCGTGGCCCGAATTGCGATGATCATTGCGACGCTGTCACGCAGCGGTGTCGAATTGACGCGTGCGGTCGAACTCGCCGAGCGTTCAACCGAAAATGTCATCTTCAAAGGGGCTCTGCATCAATGTGGTGAACGAATCGCGGCCGGAGAGGAGGTCGCCGAGGCGCTTCAGCAAAGCGGTGCTTTCCCACCGTTGGCGGTACGAGTCTTTTCGGTTGGGCAAGAATCGGGGAAACTGGACGAAATGTTATTTCGGCTTGCCGATGATTACGATGCACAGGTAGCAACGGCATCGGCGAGGTTGACGGCGCTGCTGGAACCTGTCCTGATCTTGTTCTTGGCCGCAATGGTCGGCTTTTTGTTGTTGGCAACGATCCTTCCGATCTTGGAGGCGGGGAATGTTCAATAG